The following are encoded in a window of Manihot esculenta cultivar AM560-2 chromosome 8, M.esculenta_v8, whole genome shotgun sequence genomic DNA:
- the LOC110621212 gene encoding aspartic proteinase 36 isoform X2 yields the protein MLLLWRFLILAASLLTMSVVSCATFLPLHRAFPLNHTLELDQLRARDRVRHARLLQDVVGGVVDFSVRGSPDPYLIGLYFTKVKLGSPPREFNVQIDTGSDVLWVTCSSCSNCPQSSGLGVQLNYFDTASSSTAGLVPCSHPICTSEMQTAATECSPQSTLCSYSFQYGDGSGTTGFYVSDTFYFDAVLGESLISNSSAVIVFGCSTFQSGDLAKTDKAIDGILGFGQGDLSVISQLSSHGVTPRVFSHCLKGEGNGGGILVLGEILEPGIVYSPLVPSQPHYNLNLQSIAVNGQLLSIDPAAFVTSSNRGTIVDSGTTLAYLVQEAYDPFVSAVTAMVQPYATPTIYRGDQCYRVSNSISEVFPPVSLNFAGGASMLLKPEDYLIRVGYPDEAPLWCIGFQKVQGGGLTILGDLILKDKIFVYDLAHQRIGWANYDCSLSVNVSVTSSKDFINAGQMSVSGSSSDMLFKLFPLSIIALLMHILALMNLQNFVI from the exons ATGCTGCTGCTCTGGCGGTTCTTGATCCTGGCAGCTAGTCTCCTGACTATGTCGGTGGTTTCCTGTGCTACTTTTCTCCCTCTCCACAGGGCATTTCCTTTGAACCACACACTCGAACTCGACCAGCTCAGGGCTCGGGATAGAGTCAGGCATGCACGCCTCTTGCAGGACGTTGTTGGCGGTGTCGTCGACTTCTCAGTCCGAGGCTCTCCTGATCCTTATCTCATCGG ACTCTATTTTACAAAAGTGAAGCTGGGCTCTCCTCCTAGAGAATTCAATGTGCAGATTGATACAGGAAGCGATGTCTTATGGGTTACCTGCAGTTCCTGCAGCAATTGTCCCCAATCCAGTGGCCTTGGA gtTCAGCTTAATTACTTTGATACTGCCAGCTCATCAACCGCTGGGTTAGTCCCATGTTCGCACCCTATTTGTACTTCAGAAATGCAAACCGCAGCAACTGAATGCTCTCCTCAGAGTACTCTGTGCAGTTACTCGTTCCAATATGGAGATGGAAGTGGGACAACGGGTTTTTATGTTTCTGATACCTTTTATTTTGATGCTGTTTTAGGCGAGTCCTTGATTTCCAACTCTTCAGCTGTCATTGTCTTTGG ATGCAGCACTTTCCAGTCTGGGGACTTGGCTAAGACTGATAAAGCAATTGATGGAATACTTGGATTTGGCCAAGGTGATCTCTCTGTCATTTCACAATTGTCATCTCACGGAGTAACACCCAGAGTATTCTCTCATTGCTTGAAAGGAGAGGGCAATGGTGGTGGCATATTAGTACTTGGTGAGATTTTGGAGCCAGGCATAGTTTATAGTCCCCTTGTGCCATCACA GCCtcattataatttaaatctTCAGAGCATTGCTGTCAATGGACAACTGTTATCAATCGATCCAGCTGCTTTTGTCACATCAAGTAACCGAGGAACTATTGTTGACTCTGGAACAACTTTGGCATACCTTGTGCAGGAGGCATATGATCCTTTCGTCAGTGCT GTAACTGCAATGGTCCAACCATATGCGACTCCCACTATATATAGAGGAGATCAGTGTTATCGAGTCTCCAACAG TATTTCTGAGGTTTTTCCTCCAGTCAGTTTAAACTTTGCCGGGGGTGCATCGATGCTGTTAAAGCCAGAAGACTACCTTATACGTGTTGGTTAT CCAGACGAAGCTCCATTATGGTGCATCGGTTTTCAGAAGGTTCAAGGAGGAGGGTTAACAATTTTAGGAG ATCTTATTCTAAAGGATAAAATTTTTGTATATGATCTGGCTCATCAGCGGATTGGATGGGCGAACTATGACT GCTCATTATCTGTGAATGTCTCTGTAACTTCTAGCAAGGATTTCATCAATGCAGGACAGATGAGTGTGAGCGGCTCATCAAGCGACATGCTCTTCAAGCTGTTTCCTCTAAGCATTATTGCTCTCCTAATGCACATATTAGCTTTGATGAATCTTcaaaattttgtaatttaa
- the LOC110621212 gene encoding aspartic proteinase 39 isoform X3 — protein sequence MLLLWRFLILAASLLTMSVVSCATFLPLHRAFPLNHTLELDQLRARDRVRHARLLQDVVGGVVDFSVRGSPDPYLIGIDGSSTPLLYFTKVKLGSPPREFNVQIDTGSDVLWVTCSSCSNCPQSSGLGVQLNYFDTASSSTAGLVPCSHPICTSEMQTAATECSPQSTLCSYSFQYGDGSGTTGFYVSDTFYFDAVLGESLISNSSAVIVFGPHYNLNLQSIAVNGQLLSIDPAAFVTSSNRGTIVDSGTTLAYLVQEAYDPFVSAVTAMVQPYATPTIYRGDQCYRVSNSISEVFPPVSLNFAGGASMLLKPEDYLIRVGYPDEAPLWCIGFQKVQGGGLTILGDLILKDKIFVYDLAHQRIGWANYDCSLSVNVSVTSSKDFINAGQMSVSGSSSDMLFKLFPLSIIALLMHILALMNLQNFVI from the exons ATGCTGCTGCTCTGGCGGTTCTTGATCCTGGCAGCTAGTCTCCTGACTATGTCGGTGGTTTCCTGTGCTACTTTTCTCCCTCTCCACAGGGCATTTCCTTTGAACCACACACTCGAACTCGACCAGCTCAGGGCTCGGGATAGAGTCAGGCATGCACGCCTCTTGCAGGACGTTGTTGGCGGTGTCGTCGACTTCTCAGTCCGAGGCTCTCCTGATCCTTATCTCATCGG GATCGATGGATCTTCAACGCCCTT ACTCTATTTTACAAAAGTGAAGCTGGGCTCTCCTCCTAGAGAATTCAATGTGCAGATTGATACAGGAAGCGATGTCTTATGGGTTACCTGCAGTTCCTGCAGCAATTGTCCCCAATCCAGTGGCCTTGGA gtTCAGCTTAATTACTTTGATACTGCCAGCTCATCAACCGCTGGGTTAGTCCCATGTTCGCACCCTATTTGTACTTCAGAAATGCAAACCGCAGCAACTGAATGCTCTCCTCAGAGTACTCTGTGCAGTTACTCGTTCCAATATGGAGATGGAAGTGGGACAACGGGTTTTTATGTTTCTGATACCTTTTATTTTGATGCTGTTTTAGGCGAGTCCTTGATTTCCAACTCTTCAGCTGTCATTGTCTTTGG GCCtcattataatttaaatctTCAGAGCATTGCTGTCAATGGACAACTGTTATCAATCGATCCAGCTGCTTTTGTCACATCAAGTAACCGAGGAACTATTGTTGACTCTGGAACAACTTTGGCATACCTTGTGCAGGAGGCATATGATCCTTTCGTCAGTGCT GTAACTGCAATGGTCCAACCATATGCGACTCCCACTATATATAGAGGAGATCAGTGTTATCGAGTCTCCAACAG TATTTCTGAGGTTTTTCCTCCAGTCAGTTTAAACTTTGCCGGGGGTGCATCGATGCTGTTAAAGCCAGAAGACTACCTTATACGTGTTGGTTAT CCAGACGAAGCTCCATTATGGTGCATCGGTTTTCAGAAGGTTCAAGGAGGAGGGTTAACAATTTTAGGAG ATCTTATTCTAAAGGATAAAATTTTTGTATATGATCTGGCTCATCAGCGGATTGGATGGGCGAACTATGACT GCTCATTATCTGTGAATGTCTCTGTAACTTCTAGCAAGGATTTCATCAATGCAGGACAGATGAGTGTGAGCGGCTCATCAAGCGACATGCTCTTCAAGCTGTTTCCTCTAAGCATTATTGCTCTCCTAATGCACATATTAGCTTTGATGAATCTTcaaaattttgtaatttaa
- the LOC110621212 gene encoding aspartic proteinase 36 isoform X1: MLLLWRFLILAASLLTMSVVSCATFLPLHRAFPLNHTLELDQLRARDRVRHARLLQDVVGGVVDFSVRGSPDPYLIGIDGSSTPLLYFTKVKLGSPPREFNVQIDTGSDVLWVTCSSCSNCPQSSGLGVQLNYFDTASSSTAGLVPCSHPICTSEMQTAATECSPQSTLCSYSFQYGDGSGTTGFYVSDTFYFDAVLGESLISNSSAVIVFGCSTFQSGDLAKTDKAIDGILGFGQGDLSVISQLSSHGVTPRVFSHCLKGEGNGGGILVLGEILEPGIVYSPLVPSQPHYNLNLQSIAVNGQLLSIDPAAFVTSSNRGTIVDSGTTLAYLVQEAYDPFVSAVTAMVQPYATPTIYRGDQCYRVSNSISEVFPPVSLNFAGGASMLLKPEDYLIRVGYPDEAPLWCIGFQKVQGGGLTILGDLILKDKIFVYDLAHQRIGWANYDCSLSVNVSVTSSKDFINAGQMSVSGSSSDMLFKLFPLSIIALLMHILALMNLQNFVI; this comes from the exons ATGCTGCTGCTCTGGCGGTTCTTGATCCTGGCAGCTAGTCTCCTGACTATGTCGGTGGTTTCCTGTGCTACTTTTCTCCCTCTCCACAGGGCATTTCCTTTGAACCACACACTCGAACTCGACCAGCTCAGGGCTCGGGATAGAGTCAGGCATGCACGCCTCTTGCAGGACGTTGTTGGCGGTGTCGTCGACTTCTCAGTCCGAGGCTCTCCTGATCCTTATCTCATCGG GATCGATGGATCTTCAACGCCCTT ACTCTATTTTACAAAAGTGAAGCTGGGCTCTCCTCCTAGAGAATTCAATGTGCAGATTGATACAGGAAGCGATGTCTTATGGGTTACCTGCAGTTCCTGCAGCAATTGTCCCCAATCCAGTGGCCTTGGA gtTCAGCTTAATTACTTTGATACTGCCAGCTCATCAACCGCTGGGTTAGTCCCATGTTCGCACCCTATTTGTACTTCAGAAATGCAAACCGCAGCAACTGAATGCTCTCCTCAGAGTACTCTGTGCAGTTACTCGTTCCAATATGGAGATGGAAGTGGGACAACGGGTTTTTATGTTTCTGATACCTTTTATTTTGATGCTGTTTTAGGCGAGTCCTTGATTTCCAACTCTTCAGCTGTCATTGTCTTTGG ATGCAGCACTTTCCAGTCTGGGGACTTGGCTAAGACTGATAAAGCAATTGATGGAATACTTGGATTTGGCCAAGGTGATCTCTCTGTCATTTCACAATTGTCATCTCACGGAGTAACACCCAGAGTATTCTCTCATTGCTTGAAAGGAGAGGGCAATGGTGGTGGCATATTAGTACTTGGTGAGATTTTGGAGCCAGGCATAGTTTATAGTCCCCTTGTGCCATCACA GCCtcattataatttaaatctTCAGAGCATTGCTGTCAATGGACAACTGTTATCAATCGATCCAGCTGCTTTTGTCACATCAAGTAACCGAGGAACTATTGTTGACTCTGGAACAACTTTGGCATACCTTGTGCAGGAGGCATATGATCCTTTCGTCAGTGCT GTAACTGCAATGGTCCAACCATATGCGACTCCCACTATATATAGAGGAGATCAGTGTTATCGAGTCTCCAACAG TATTTCTGAGGTTTTTCCTCCAGTCAGTTTAAACTTTGCCGGGGGTGCATCGATGCTGTTAAAGCCAGAAGACTACCTTATACGTGTTGGTTAT CCAGACGAAGCTCCATTATGGTGCATCGGTTTTCAGAAGGTTCAAGGAGGAGGGTTAACAATTTTAGGAG ATCTTATTCTAAAGGATAAAATTTTTGTATATGATCTGGCTCATCAGCGGATTGGATGGGCGAACTATGACT GCTCATTATCTGTGAATGTCTCTGTAACTTCTAGCAAGGATTTCATCAATGCAGGACAGATGAGTGTGAGCGGCTCATCAAGCGACATGCTCTTCAAGCTGTTTCCTCTAAGCATTATTGCTCTCCTAATGCACATATTAGCTTTGATGAATCTTcaaaattttgtaatttaa